The DNA window ACGAACTGGAGTTCCTGGACGCCACCCGACCCGCCGCCGAGCAGGGCTTCAACCGGATCCTGGTGACCGAGCCGGAGCACCCCTACCTGGACGCGTGGTGGCCGCCGGGCCACATCATCGGCTACGAGCACTCCTTCACCCACCAGATGCGCGACTTCGTCGAGGCGGTCGCCACCGGCGCCGACCCGAGGCCGTCGTTCGCCGACGCGTTGCAGGTGCAGTTGGTGCTGGACGCGGTGGCGCGGTCCGCCGCCGCCGCCGCGTGGGTCGAGGTGGAGAAGGAGGGGGCCCCGCTTAACGCCTCCGGTAGAGGAGGGGGCCCCGCTTAACAACCCGCCCACACCGTGCGGCGTGCGAGCGCCGCCGACACCCTTCCGGCGCCGGCCGGCGAGGGCCCGCCACGGTTGCGCCCCGTGGCGGGGACGAGGCCGGCGTCGGGGGAGCGTGCCGCCGGGATCCTCCGGTCGGCACGACCAGCACGGCCCTCCGGTGCGGCCGGACCGGGATTCCCCGGCCGCACCGGCGGGGCCGGCATCGACCTGGGGAGGTAACGCGATGCGTACGGGTGTCTGGCTGGTGGGGGCGCGCGGCTCGGTCGCCACCACCAGCGTGGTCGGGGCGCTGGCCCTGCGGGCCGGGCTCACCCCGTCGACCGGGTGCGTGACCGAGCTGCCCGAGCTGCGCGGTCCGGCGCTGCCCGGCCTCGGCGACCTCGTCTTCGGCGGTCACGACGTGGCCGCCACCCCGCTGACCAAACGCGCCGAGGCGCTCGCCGCCGCCGGGGTGCTGCCCGGCCGGCTGGTCGACGCCGTCGCGCCGGAGCTGGCCGGTGTCGAGGCGGCGCTACGGCCCGCGCCGACCGAGGGCACTCCGGCGGACCGGATCGCCGCCGTGGTCGACGACCTGACCGCGTTCCGCCGACGGCACGACCTGGACCGGGTGGTGGTGGTCAACGTCGCCGCCACCGAGCCGGCGGCCGAACCGCACCCGGCCCACCACGACCTGGCCGCGCTGCGGGCCGCGCTGACCGGCCCCGCCGACGTGCTGCCGGCCAGCTCCCGGTACGCGTACGCGGCGTTCACCGCCGGCTGCCCGTACGTCGACTTCACCCCGTCCACCGGCGCCCGACTGCCGGCGCTGGCCGCGCTGGCCGACGCGCGCGGGCTGCCGTACGCCGGGCACGACGGCAAGACCGGCGAGACGCTGCTCAAGTCGGTGCTCGCGCCGATGTTCGCGATGCGGCACCTGGCGGTGCGTTCCTGGTCCGGCACGAACCTGCTCGGCGGCGGCGACGGCGCGACGCTCGCCGAGCCGGCCGCCAACGCCGCCAAGGTGGGCAGCAAGCAACGGGTGCTCGCCGAGACGCTCGGCTACCTGCCGCAGGGCAGTACCCGGATCGACTACGTCGAGGAGCTGGGCGACTTCAAGACCGCCTGGGACCTGGTCACCTTCGCCGGTTTCCTGGGCACCGGGATGCGGATGGAGTTCACCTGGCACGGCTGCGACTCGGCGTTGGCCGCCCCGCTGGTGCTCGACCTGGCCCGGCTCACCGCCGCCGCGCACGCCGCCGGCCGTCGGGGGCCCCTGGCCGAGCTGGCGTTCTTCTTCAAGGATCCGCTCGGTGCCACCGGCCACGGGCTCGGTGAGCAGTGGGCGGTGCTGCGCGACTTCGCCGCCGGCCTGCACGCCGGGGTGGACCGGTGACCCGGCTGGCCGACCTGGCCGAGCTG is part of the Micromonospora sp. WMMD980 genome and encodes:
- a CDS encoding inositol-3-phosphate synthase, whose translation is MRTGVWLVGARGSVATTSVVGALALRAGLTPSTGCVTELPELRGPALPGLGDLVFGGHDVAATPLTKRAEALAAAGVLPGRLVDAVAPELAGVEAALRPAPTEGTPADRIAAVVDDLTAFRRRHDLDRVVVVNVAATEPAAEPHPAHHDLAALRAALTGPADVLPASSRYAYAAFTAGCPYVDFTPSTGARLPALAALADARGLPYAGHDGKTGETLLKSVLAPMFAMRHLAVRSWSGTNLLGGGDGATLAEPAANAAKVGSKQRVLAETLGYLPQGSTRIDYVEELGDFKTAWDLVTFAGFLGTGMRMEFTWHGCDSALAAPLVLDLARLTAAAHAAGRRGPLAELAFFFKDPLGATGHGLGEQWAVLRDFAAGLHAGVDR